The window GGATCAAAGCACCTATACCCCTTTTGATTCACCCCATatcctataaaaatacatttaataGCACATGGAGATAATTTGGTTCTTTCGTGTTTAGGGATGTGGACAAACACAGAGCATCCAAAGACACGAGGTTCGAGGGTCAATGGTGGTGGAATTTTAGTAAGGGTGGATAGGACTTGTAGCGGAGTTTGGTGTTGAAGGATACTTGTGGGCAGTCGGTTTAAAAGGTATGCTGAGGTGGCAATGGCCTCGGGCCAAAAATGTTCTGGGGCTTTTGACTCTATAAGCATGGAACGAGTCATTTCAAGGAGAGATCGGTTTTTTCTTTCGGTTACACCGTTTTGCTCTGGAGTATAAGCACAAGTAGTTTGGTGTATAAGGCCTTTTTCTTGGAAGAATTGCTTCATACTCGAATTTACGAACTCCCCCCTCCCCCCATTATCTGACCGAAGAATCTGAAtgattttttgaaattgagtTTGGATGAGATTATAAAAGTGGGTAAAGTGTGAAAAAACTTCAGATTTATGTTTCATGAAATATACCCAAGTCATGCGAGTGCAATCATTTACAAACACTAAACAGTATCTAAGACCTTGCCCCCCAATAATTGGTGCGGGCCCCCAACATCAGAGTGTACCATAGAAAACAAGGTTTCAACACGGGTTTGATTTAAAGGATAAGAATTTCGATGGCTTTTGGAAAGAGAACAGGTTCCGCAATACAAGTCATGCTTAGGAataatatttggaaataacATTTTTAAGTAACCGATAGAAGGATGTCCCAAACGCCGATGCCAAAGCCAAGCTTTCCGGTCGGCTGACCCGTGAGTTAACATGACAGTTCCTTTTTGAGCTATCTCATCCACGTAGTAGAGTCCATCGCgttcagtgccacgcccaattATCTCCCCGGTTCGGATATCCTGTAATAGACAAAATTGTGGCTGCATTAGTAATGTACAATTCAACTCCTTAGTGACATGACTGATGGATATGAGTATATGAGACATCGAAGGGATATAGAGACAATTTGACAATTGTAGAGTGGGTGATATGTTGACAGTCCCAGCCCCCTCAACTACCGTAAATTCTCCATTGGCAGTTTGGATATGAGATTTTTGAGGTTTCTGAAGATCGGTGAGGCCTGAGGCATCATATGTTATTGTATCGGTTGCCCCACAGTCATATATCCatctatcatttttttcatgattattgGACACTAAACACGCAAAACCAAGCTTCTTGAGGGGctgaaatttattttgcaacAAAATCTGGGCATTTTTGGAGTTTTTAGGAGATTTAGGGGCTAGTTGTGGCTGAATATTTTGGTGGGGTATATTCTGCCATTTGTGAAAACTTTGgggaatattttgatattttttaaaaacttggGGTTTTCTAATTAAGGAGCCCCCAATCCCTATTTTACATGTACCGTGATGCGCCGCCCCTCCTTCTTCTCCCAATAACTCGTCACTCCAGCCATGGATAATGCTTCCACTCCCTCCGCCGACGAAATTCGCCGCCCCTGTGATGCTCGCCGGCTGGACAGCAGCATCGCCGGCTGGACAGTGGCGCCAATCGGTGCACCTCCCTGACCGACATGCGCAGCTACTCCTCCACCTCATCCGACAGCTGCGGCAACGTACCCGCCGCGGTTCCAGGGTGCTCGCGGCGGCGATGGTGGTGGCTTGCCATCTTTCTCTTCCCACCAATCTGGATAGCCGATGAGCTCAAAGCATATATcctttgtgtgtgtttttcgTTTGCAGTGGGAGCAAACTAATTTCGACTTGTCTTCTTCATCACTCCGCCGGTTTCTGCCATTGCCACCGCGTCCTCCACCCCGAGAGCCGCTGGTGTTGTTCTGCCACCCACGGACGGCGAGACCCGCCCCGATTCCCAGGTGGTGACTGCTCCAGTGCTGTTCGCCGGCTGTAGCACTTGGAGGCGCGTCTCCTCCTGCTAGACGAGATTATATGCGAAGTCTACTGAGGGAAGTGGATCTAACTTCAGTATTTCTCTCTTGGTTGATTCATATTTGCTATCAATTGCATAGACAAATTGACACACTCTCTGATCTTGTATGAATTTGTCGTGAATCTCCATATCTTCTTGGTATTTCATTGGGTTCTTCTGCTTTTGGTCAATCGAGATCCAAATTTGTTGCAATTTGCTCCATATCTCATCTAATGAACTGCTTCCTTGTCTCAGTGTGCTTGCTTTAAACTGGAGATCATAGACCTGGATTTCATCTCCTCTGCCCCCGTACGTGTCAGCCAAAGCATCCCAGATGTGCTTGGCTGTCGGATGTTGTGAGATTCGACTAACCAGTCGAGACTCGATGTTCTGAATTAGCCATGTGAAAACACAGTGGTCGGCTTGTTGCCACCGTTCGAAAGTTGGATCGGTTCGCGGTGGGGAAGGAGGCACTCCGGTAACGTGAGAGACCATTCCCTGTCCGCTTATCGCCGTCTTCATGAGCATGGACCAAAAAGCATAATTTTCTCCATTCAATTTGTTTACCCCGATGTCAAGGGGATGTGTGTCAATTTTGTATGACACGAAATCAGTTTCTGGTGGACTTGTGTTGGATTGATTCATCGCAAAACTATTGCGCATGAAATTGGCGAATTGTCGGGCAAATTTGTCGGCCATGGCTATGTTTGTGGTTTCGGTTCAGATATTTTCTTCTGGCATTGTACGCTACTTGTGCAGGTTTAAGATGTGGAAAGGTAAATAAAGGTAAAGAATAGGAGGGCCGAGAAAGGTATCATGGACAGTGATGATACCTAATCTGAGTCCTaacctgctctgataccatgttaAATGGTTCATGCATCATATCTAGAGAGGAAAGTAATAGAAGACAAGAGGTTGTATTGAGTTGAATGATCTGTGATACAATGTACATTCCTATTTATAGGAATAGAAAAGTAAATGCTCCTAGGAACTTAAACAATTGGAACTATAACAATATTAATGTTATATTCCTTGAAACTCTACATTGTTTTATTCCAATATCTTGTGACTCTAATATTTCTAGGAACTCAAAGTTCATCTTCTCAACAAGCGGGGCTGCTGAACGACCGTGACTCAGCGGAGACCAGCCAGACAACGAGTGTTGCGGAGGTGGCGGTGGCCAGCCGAGTGGGGCCTTGCTGGTGAAGGCTGCTGTCCATCAGGCTGGTAGTTTTGGTGGGGTAGGCTTACAGCGGCAGCTGCTGTTACCGGTGGCTGCCGGTAGGATTGGGGACGTTGCTGGAGGTAGGGTAGTGGCGGCTGGGGGTAGTTGTGACACTGTGCCTTGGGTGCAGCCGTAGTTTGACGCGGCGGGACGTAGGGCGGCGTCGGCGGCTGGTGGGTGTTAGGAGGCGGTGGCGGCTGGTGGCTATATGGAGACGACGGCTGGTGGACGTTTGGAGGCTGCAACTGGTGGTTTTGGTGGAGTAGGCTGGTGGTGGTAGCGGCTGATGTTAGAGGCGGCTGCTGGCAGGTGGTTGGAGACGCCGACAGCGGCGGCTGGTAGGTTTTCGGAGGAGGAAGCTGCGGTTGCTGATGGTGAGTCGTGTATGGGGGTTGGGACAGCGCAGGTAGACTCCATTCCAAATTAGTCGAAGGTTGTTGAAACTGACCCATGTACGACGGCTGGCTGTGAGGCATCTGGTAACACACCGGGGTGGGTGGTTCGTAGGTCGCAAATCCAGCGTTGATGAATTGCGGGTGACCGTATAGTGATGTCGGTTCCAGATCGGGTTGATATAATGGAGGCGGCTGGTAGGAGGGTTGTGGTTGCAGAGATTGTCGGGGCAGTTGTGCAGCGTGAGACTGCTCAAACGTGGTTGCGTCAGGAGGATCAGGTTCGGGTTGCAACGGAGGAAGCGTTGCTGCTACCCTGCGCTCATGCTCAACCAATCGGGTCTCGAGTCGGGCGAACCTAGCGAGAATTTGCTCCAACGTTGCTGTAGTTGAATTCAATTGCAAGCCTTTAGATGCTTGCGATATCTCCGACCACGAACGAAGATTGACCTCGGTCATGAGTTCGaggatgaaagcaccaattgtTAAGGATAATCTCCTTAACGCGATGCCGAAAGATAGATTAGAAGTCTCGGGAGGCAAAATCCCGTCGACAACTAGGGTTTGCAGAAAAACgataaagaaaacaagaaaggTGATAAGcgattattttattgattgaatAATGAGAATAACAAtaggtcctatttataatactaaagaGTAAATACCCTAACTTAaggaacaagaaaatataaagatacGGTAAATCAATAATAACCTAAATAGAAGAtatgataaattattagtaaacTAAATAATGgagatataataataatactaatatgatCGTATCACGACGCCACCTGCTTCTTCCTCGACAGCGGCCAAGCTGAGGGTGGAGTCCCGTTCGTCCATGCAGACGCCTCCGTCCTCACCGTGGCCGATGTAAATGAGTCTGGCACCGACCTAGCCCCCGCTTTGTTCCCCCTCCCCGGGATCCGCAACAAGGATGGCGCGTCCCAGCCTCTGCTTGCCGTCCAGGTGATGAATCTCGGGGATGGGTCATTCGTCGGCTTCACCCTCAACCATCTCCTCTGCGACGGCACCGCATTCTGGTACTTCGTCAACTCCTGGGTCGAGATCTCCCGCAGCAGCAGGGAGTCGATCTCGACGCCCCCGATCCTCAGCCGCGACCAGGTGAATCTGGATCTGGTCGGGGTGAGAGATGTTTTCATCCGCGACCAACACCTGATAAAAACAATTTAGCTGTTGATGCTGATGTGTCTGCTACTGACGCGTCAACAGTGGAATTGAGTCAGACAGTGTTTTGTCTCACTAAAGAAAAAGTGGCAAAACTGAAAACGACTGCCAAAAGAAACAGCGACGAAAATATTTCGTGTATTTTCGTCGCTGCAAGCTGTTATAACCCATTTGTGGCGATCCATGATACGATGCCATTCGGCGGGGCTCAGCGAGGAGACGACATTCGAGTTTCCGATGGGGACGAGGTGGAGGATTAGCCCGCCCCTCCCCGACGAGTACTTCGGGAATGCGATTATCCCAGGGTTTGTAACCCTGGATGCCAGGGATGTGTAGGGACTTGGGTCGTGGGTTGGGCTGGACTGCGTTGCAGATAAACAGAATGGTGAATTCGACGGGGCCGGAGAAGGTGAAGGAGTTCTTTAGCGGTTGGGCGAAGGAGCCTAAGTTTGTTCAGTTTGACACTATCCCAACTAATCGTTTCATACTTATAAACTCCCTGAGGTTCGATGTGTATGGGAACGACTTCAGGTGGGGTCCGCCTGTGGCGGCCAGGAGCGGAAGGGGGAGCAGTTTCGACGGGAGGGTAACGGTTTTCGCGGGGCCGGATGGGAGCTTGGAGGTTGAAGACTGTTTGTTGAAGGAGACTTTGTGTGCCATGGCAGAGGATGTTGAGTTCATGGAGTTTGTTACTACTGTggaaaattgattaataattacaCCTTAACGTTAAAAAACGTCAATAGAtgacaaaaatatatcaacagaaaatgtcaactcaatgtcaacggttgatgttgtgttgaaaaCGTTTTGaaactatattgacattttctgttgatgtattttaatcatctgttgacattttctaacggtccaaatcatagtttgaagtttgtacaatatataagtttgcattttatcactacttCATGTAAATAAATCTGATGAATGTTTTGTGAACCTATCGAAAAGAAATTTGTGACAAGTAGATAGTTGGATTGAAGTACTATGGACAGACTTATtctacataaaaaaaagtttatgcTACTGTGTCACATTGTCACTAATGGTTTTTTATGGAGTGTAAATTAATAgggttattattattattattattattattattattattattattattattattattattattattattattattattattataataatagttattGCCATGTAGGCATGTAAATATACGAATTCtgatttttaacataaattttagaaagtaTTGTAtgaaatgtatatattttccCTATTTGTATTAACTTACTATTATTGACTAGTATACCATATCGCAATATATTAGGATCACCAAAATTTTACTCATTTATGAGGGTTTGATGACTTTATCATTATAGGTTTTCAGTGTTTGTCCTTGTTAAATTCAATTCACCCTAGTATTACAGTTGAGTAATAAGACAGCAAGCGACAAACAAGAACGGGCCTAAGTcgaacaaaaataatttcgaATAGGGCCACAAATGGGCCCAGAATGCAGGCTAATTTTTGGGCCCGAATATAAAATCTTGCGGCACTGGACCTTCAATTTATCAATACGCCTTGTATGCTAGTAGTACTTAATATTcctatatagtactccattcgtccgtcattaggagtttcggtcacttttgcacacTCGTTtcgtaaaaatgataataaatagttaaagtagagaaatggtaaattaagagagaaaataatgttattaacactcttctcaacattaaaaatatctcttattttaccatatctctactttaactatttattatgatatttACAAAACGGgtgtgcaaaagtgaccgggactcctaatggcggacggagagactactaaatatatattttttaattaagtcaaaattaaaaattatgtagtCAATATTTGGATATCAAATCTGTACCCagtcataaattaataattttatcgATATTTTGCAGGGGCAGATATAGAATAAATATTGATGAAACTTGGTTTTTAAATTATCAGGAGCTGATgcagaaaaaatattgatagaaactttgtttttaaattttatttagaaatgtATTTTAGGATAGAGAAAGCCAAAATTGGTCatgaacatatggtcattttatgattttggtcctaaactttatctttaggattttttggtcctggaCATTTCAAATCGAATCACAATTGGTCATCCAtcaaaatttttgttaattttataacagtCAACGGATTTAActcaattttgaccaaattatacttttaattctgatttttaagtcactaattaaaatcttaattattttagtaaatattaatttaaaatcaaaaatatataatagaattagggtcaaaaaaaatttattcaaaatctcCAAACAAATCCAATTCCTCCaaatttcatctctttatTCCCACTTCTCCAGAAATTCAAGTTGCAATCTTCAATACCAAAAAGCAAAACCCCCAAAGTGGGCAGTTGTTTCAGCAAGAAAAACCACTGAGCCCCGACACCAATGGCCACAAATCCGCTGCGGGAGCTGTTGGATATTTGGATGGACTATTATTTGGGTTGTGTTATTTCTTAAGCCCAGATGTTATTAATTGGGCTGAGCCCAATTACTTAACCCCTCTCACcagatgctgccacgtgtcTCTCTCTTTGGATGATGGCTTCCAAGCCGTTGGATGTAGGGTTGTT is drawn from Salvia hispanica cultivar TCC Black 2014 chromosome 6, UniMelb_Shisp_WGS_1.0, whole genome shotgun sequence and contains these coding sequences:
- the LOC125195334 gene encoding protein ENHANCED PSEUDOMONAS SUSCEPTIBILITY 1-like, whose amino-acid sequence is MSSRMKAPIVKDNLLNAMPKDRLEVSGDASVLTVADVNESGTDLAPALFPLPGIRNKDGASQPLLAVQVMNLGDGSFVGFTLNHLLCDGTAFWYFVNSWVEISRSSRESISTPPILSRDQLLMLMSTKIFRVFSSLQAVITHLWRSMIRCHSAGLSEETTFEFPMGTRWRISPPLPDEYFGNAIIPGFINRMVNSTGPEKVKEFFSGWAKEPKFVQFDTIPTNRFILINSLRFDVYGNDFRWGPPVAARSGRGSSFDGRVTVFAGPDGSLEVEDCLLKETLCAMAEDVEFMEFVTTVEN
- the LOC125195333 gene encoding extensin-like → MTEVNLRSWSEISQASKGLQLNSTTATLEQILARFARLETRLVEHERRVAATLPPLQPEPDPPDATTFEQSHAAQLPRQSLQPQPSYQPPPLYQPDLEPTSLYGHPQFINAGFATYEPPTPVCYQMPHSQPSYMGQFQQPSTNLEWSLPALSQPPYTTHHQQPQLPPPKTYQPPLSASPTTCQQPPLTSAATTTSLLHQNHQLQPPNVHQPSSPYSHQPPPPPNTHQPPTPPYVPPRQTTAAPKAQCHNYPQPPLPYLQQRPQSYRQPPVTAAAAVSLPHQNYQPDGQQPSPARPHSAGHRHLRNTRCLAGLR